A stretch of Imperialibacter roseus DNA encodes these proteins:
- a CDS encoding molybdopterin-dependent oxidoreductase — protein MKRKDIITRRKALAVSASALGALLLPGCSKTSPPTYGSLLRMGDALTYNAQRTLLPGQSLAKEYSFGEISSFPATGTINPADSSKEYYSEEYERLKSGLFANWRLSVEGSVTNAGQYSLQDLQRFASRTQITRHTCEEGWTAIGEWTGVPLSSVLEHAGILPGARFINFYSYDGWEDSIDMLDAFHPQTILAYGMNGKALSIPHGAPVRLRVEKQIGYKSMKYLQRIVVTDEFVDPGDTGWAWYVGI, from the coding sequence ATGAAAAGGAAAGACATCATTACCAGAAGAAAAGCCCTTGCAGTAAGCGCCTCCGCTCTGGGGGCTCTTTTGTTGCCTGGATGTTCCAAAACGTCGCCACCTACTTATGGCAGTCTGCTGCGCATGGGAGATGCGTTGACCTACAATGCCCAGCGAACCCTGTTACCGGGACAATCTCTGGCGAAAGAGTACAGCTTTGGCGAAATCTCATCGTTTCCAGCTACGGGCACTATCAATCCGGCTGATAGCTCAAAAGAATACTACAGCGAAGAGTATGAACGCCTCAAGAGCGGGCTATTTGCCAACTGGCGATTGTCGGTGGAGGGAAGTGTGACAAATGCTGGGCAGTACTCGTTGCAAGATCTTCAGCGGTTTGCTTCCCGCACGCAGATCACCCGACACACGTGCGAAGAAGGGTGGACGGCTATTGGTGAATGGACTGGCGTACCGTTAAGCAGCGTGCTCGAACATGCAGGGATATTGCCAGGAGCCCGCTTCATTAACTTCTATTCTTATGACGGATGGGAGGACAGCATCGACATGCTGGATGCTTTCCATCCGCAGACGATTTTGGCTTATGGCATGAATGGAAAAGCCCTTTCAATTCCTCACGGAGCCCCGGTTCGCCTCAGAGTGGAAAAGCAGATTGGCTACAAAAGCATGAAGTACCTTCAGCGAATTGTGGTAACTGACGAGTTTGTCGATCCGGGCGACACCGGATGGGCCTGGTATGTGGGGATTTAG
- a CDS encoding VOC family protein: MSFTRLVPNVYYQDIQDGLKMFVDCLGFSMGHEEFNSNNPFCVIKQGELQMLLFEHKELAKEHNPEFRLVTNTIDEVYKRVSAAHPEFLHPNLSKVTLRPWGAKEFALRDHQVCIIIQQW; this comes from the coding sequence ATGAGTTTTACCAGGTTAGTTCCTAATGTCTACTATCAGGATATCCAAGACGGGCTAAAAATGTTTGTGGATTGCCTTGGATTCAGTATGGGCCACGAAGAATTCAATTCAAACAATCCGTTTTGTGTGATCAAGCAGGGCGAGTTGCAAATGCTCCTTTTTGAACATAAAGAACTGGCAAAGGAACATAACCCTGAGTTCAGGCTTGTGACAAATACTATTGATGAAGTGTACAAAAGGGTAAGCGCCGCACACCCTGAGTTTCTTCATCCAAACCTTAGCAAAGTCACGCTTCGCCCCTGGGGAGCAAAAGAATTTGCACTGAGGGATCACCAGGTATGTATCATTATTCAGCAATGGTGA
- a CDS encoding cytochrome b/b6 domain-containing protein, with product MSSITESTSEAVSHRRWVKVSHWIVTVSFLLLAFSGFEILMVHPRLYWGEVGNELTPALLELPISRNHQRDTWEESKPFFDSDESPVSAARTSDELMFNQNGWGRSLHFLAAWLLIVPGVIYLLIGVFSGHFRNHIWPKRKELTAASVWRDVKDHLRMQIAPATGGPHYGLLQKLAYMMVIFVALPLAVVTGLTMSPAITAAYPFLLKVFGGYQSARTIHFFTSLTLELFLFMHLAMIIKTGFTQQIRYMTLGK from the coding sequence ATGAGTTCTATTACTGAGTCAACTTCCGAGGCAGTGTCACACCGAAGATGGGTAAAAGTCTCGCATTGGATAGTAACAGTTAGCTTTCTGCTGCTGGCTTTTTCCGGCTTCGAGATACTCATGGTGCACCCAAGACTCTATTGGGGAGAAGTTGGCAACGAATTAACGCCGGCACTGCTGGAGCTACCCATTAGCCGGAACCATCAACGGGATACCTGGGAGGAAAGTAAGCCTTTCTTTGATTCGGATGAGTCGCCGGTTAGTGCCGCACGTACGTCCGATGAGTTAATGTTTAACCAAAATGGATGGGGGCGAAGCCTTCATTTCCTGGCTGCCTGGCTGTTGATCGTGCCTGGAGTGATTTACCTGCTGATCGGGGTTTTTAGTGGCCATTTCCGAAACCATATCTGGCCAAAAAGAAAGGAGCTGACGGCTGCGTCGGTTTGGAGGGATGTGAAGGACCACCTGCGCATGCAGATTGCTCCGGCTACTGGTGGGCCTCACTATGGTTTACTACAGAAGCTCGCTTACATGATGGTTATATTTGTTGCCTTGCCCCTGGCAGTGGTCACGGGCCTTACCATGTCGCCAGCCATCACTGCGGCTTATCCTTTCCTGCTAAAGGTGTTTGGCGGCTATCAGTCGGCCCGTACTATTCACTTTTTTACTTCGCTAACCCTTGAGTTGTTTCTGTTCATGCATTTGGCCATGATTATCAAAACTGGGTTTACACAGCAAATACGTTACATGACCCTGGGAAAGTGA
- a CDS encoding YybH family protein, which translates to MKKTNIVWMALACGMTVAGFAPPKQIEKHHQPIQQTRTKMDNNFNEEQKKVFSTIQRMVAAFEAKDIDGVLATYENNAIVMFEPQKPVQGKENLRAAFTQFVGMNPQYTFSGHEVYVSGDIATHVAPWKMTGHLHDGTKIEQSGLSVAVLRKQSNGGWLMIQDNPHGQLLLNQ; encoded by the coding sequence ATGAAAAAAACAAACATCGTATGGATGGCATTGGCCTGTGGCATGACCGTCGCTGGTTTTGCACCACCCAAACAAATCGAAAAACACCACCAACCAATTCAACAAACACGAACAAAAATGGACAACAACTTTAATGAAGAGCAAAAGAAAGTATTCAGCACCATTCAGAGAATGGTAGCGGCATTCGAAGCCAAGGACATCGACGGGGTGCTTGCCACCTATGAAAACAACGCCATTGTGATGTTTGAGCCTCAAAAGCCTGTGCAGGGCAAAGAGAATTTAAGGGCGGCCTTTACCCAATTTGTTGGCATGAACCCTCAGTACACATTTAGCGGACACGAAGTATATGTATCCGGCGATATAGCCACGCATGTTGCTCCATGGAAAATGACCGGGCATTTACATGACGGCACTAAAATTGAACAAAGTGGCTTGTCGGTAGCCGTTTTAAGAAAGCAGTCCAACGGCGGCTGGCTGATGATTCAGGACAATCCTCACGGACAATTACTTCTCAATCAATAA
- a CDS encoding Gfo/Idh/MocA family protein gives MKMEPTRREFIKKTAVAGSVAFALPTIMPSSVFGANDRINAAVLGVNGRGKSHIKSFMVQDNVQITHLCDPDMPLLKKRQAEFKETYKKDVLLEQDVRKIIDNKDIDVISIAMPNHWHALATIWACQAGKDVYVEKPGSHNIWEGRKMVEAAHKYDRIVQHGVQLRSSPAINKAIDLMRNGYLGKVYMSRGLVFRWRPSIGDQGFSPVPEGLDYDLWTGPAGKRAFTKNLVHYNWHWAWDYGNGDVGNQGIHETDLCMWGLDVGLPTKITSMGGKFLWDDAKEVPEVLTSIYNYPEEGKIIQFEVRPWCTNTEDGATVGNIFYGEKGILVVDGYDKFKTYMGQDRTPGESGDDGMASGTGMDRGDGGTDGHFKNFIEAVRKRDRSVQNGPVETAHLASGLAHLGNIAYRLDRVLTFNPSSETFVNDPEADKMLKRNYRKGFEVPEIV, from the coding sequence ATGAAAATGGAACCAACTAGAAGAGAGTTTATAAAGAAAACAGCCGTGGCCGGGTCGGTGGCGTTTGCACTACCCACCATCATGCCGTCAAGCGTTTTTGGTGCCAACGACCGGATCAATGCCGCTGTTTTAGGCGTTAATGGCAGGGGCAAGAGCCATATCAAGAGCTTTATGGTGCAGGACAATGTTCAGATCACCCACCTGTGTGACCCTGACATGCCTCTTCTGAAAAAGCGCCAGGCAGAGTTCAAAGAAACGTACAAAAAAGACGTGCTCCTTGAGCAGGACGTTCGCAAGATCATCGACAACAAGGACATTGATGTGATCAGCATCGCTATGCCCAACCATTGGCATGCATTGGCCACTATCTGGGCTTGCCAGGCGGGCAAAGACGTGTATGTAGAAAAGCCAGGCTCTCACAATATATGGGAAGGCCGCAAGATGGTGGAAGCAGCCCACAAGTATGACAGAATAGTGCAGCATGGCGTGCAGCTAAGAAGCTCACCAGCTATCAATAAAGCTATTGACCTGATGCGCAACGGCTACCTGGGCAAGGTATACATGTCACGTGGTCTTGTGTTCCGCTGGAGACCTAGCATAGGTGATCAGGGATTTTCTCCGGTGCCAGAAGGCCTTGATTACGACCTGTGGACTGGCCCGGCAGGCAAGCGTGCCTTCACCAAAAACCTTGTGCACTACAACTGGCACTGGGCATGGGACTACGGCAATGGCGACGTAGGCAACCAGGGTATTCACGAAACCGACCTGTGTATGTGGGGATTGGACGTGGGGCTACCTACTAAAATCACCTCTATGGGTGGTAAATTTCTTTGGGACGATGCCAAAGAGGTGCCTGAGGTGCTTACCTCCATCTATAACTACCCTGAAGAAGGTAAGATCATCCAGTTTGAAGTGCGTCCGTGGTGTACCAACACTGAGGATGGTGCCACAGTGGGCAATATCTTCTACGGTGAAAAGGGCATCTTAGTGGTGGATGGCTATGACAAGTTCAAGACCTACATGGGCCAGGACAGAACGCCGGGCGAATCAGGCGACGACGGCATGGCGTCGGGCACTGGCATGGACCGTGGCGACGGCGGCACCGACGGACACTTCAAGAACTTTATCGAGGCTGTTCGCAAGCGTGACAGGTCTGTGCAAAACGGCCCTGTAGAAACGGCGCACCTTGCCTCAGGACTGGCGCACCTTGGTAATATTGCCTACAGGCTGGATCGTGTGCTGACGTTTAATCCAAGCTCCGAAACCTTCGTAAACGACCCTGAAGCCGATAAAATGCTGAAGCGCAATTACAGAAAGGGATTCGAAGTTCCTGAGATAGTGTAA
- a CDS encoding RNA polymerase sigma factor, producing the protein MEDQKLVQRCLEGDKQSLEKLIASVQGLIFNLSVRFLYNKMDAEDATQEILLKLVTNLSKYDGRSKFTTWAYRVATNYLISQKQTKIEGVLTSFDVYAADLQYFKMPTDYNLPDKALLEKEVKTSCTLAMLQCLNREQRTAFILGSTLKINSKVGAEIMGGTPENFRKRLEQARSVLGSFLNSNCGVYNPKNSCRCSKRINTALACGRIDKANLSFTTHVDLYNDEMEELSSLSGIYHNHGTFQSTGDLIAHLHQMISTKKILSDN; encoded by the coding sequence ATGGAAGATCAAAAACTAGTACAACGGTGCCTGGAAGGCGACAAACAAAGTCTGGAAAAACTGATCGCCTCGGTGCAGGGCCTTATATTTAATCTCTCCGTCCGGTTTCTTTACAACAAGATGGATGCAGAAGACGCTACACAGGAAATTCTCCTGAAGCTTGTCACCAACCTGAGCAAGTACGACGGGCGAAGTAAGTTCACAACCTGGGCCTATCGGGTGGCCACCAACTACCTGATCAGCCAAAAGCAAACCAAAATAGAGGGTGTGCTCACCTCCTTCGATGTCTATGCAGCCGATCTTCAGTATTTCAAAATGCCAACCGACTATAACTTACCGGACAAAGCCCTGCTGGAAAAGGAGGTAAAGACCAGTTGCACCCTGGCCATGCTGCAGTGCCTGAACAGAGAACAACGGACAGCGTTCATTTTGGGCAGCACCCTGAAGATCAACAGTAAAGTAGGCGCAGAGATAATGGGAGGCACTCCAGAAAACTTTCGCAAAAGACTTGAGCAGGCACGGAGCGTTCTGGGCAGCTTCCTGAACAGTAACTGTGGGGTGTACAACCCAAAAAATAGCTGCAGGTGCAGCAAACGGATCAATACGGCGCTGGCTTGCGGCAGGATAGACAAAGCCAACCTATCATTCACCACCCATGTCGACTTGTACAACGACGAAATGGAAGAGCTCAGCTCTCTGTCGGGGATATACCACAACCACGGCACGTTTCAGAGCACTGGCGACCTGATTGCCCACCTACATCAGATGATTAGTACCAAGAAGATACTGAGCGATAACTAG
- a CDS encoding tetratricopeptide repeat protein: MKKPTVISLTLSLFVLIAASCTQQSSSGEDTQLGDLHHSFSISDKASESFDQGLLLLHSFEYDDANEAFQKAIEADPDELMAHWGLAMTHYRALWGLQDVEAGRKVIQAVGKTKEARMAKAENQLEAAFWEGVEILYGEGELDERNQRYADHMAGVYEANPDNQEVAAFYALGLMWAGYTNQDNLNKSAEVAAGIIAENPTHPGALHYMIHANDDPEYAQIALTAADKYATVAPDASHALHMPSHIYVALGMWDKVVSSNIASYQASLHRMEAKGLGGKERGYHAMAWLHYGYLQTGEYQKAADLLAEIIGYHQDSTASKSYLITMQNEQRIEAGYWPEGLTPQQVDYSKLGLSEKSAMHFFNSSLAFDKKDAAGLQVEIDGLNRQLSKASLLVNDEGIAMCSAGPTRYAPTKEGLKKTQVVIHQMGALLAQLKGDAALTEDHLAKATQLESECSYDAGPPFIAYPSFEQYGDWLLAQNRPEEALTQFNQSLTNRKNRNKALRGKLAALEALGRTDEAKEVKAIISQYAPAQKVAVR, from the coding sequence ATGAAAAAACCGACCGTTATATCCCTGACTCTCTCGCTCTTCGTTCTTATCGCAGCATCGTGCACTCAGCAATCGTCTTCAGGTGAAGACACTCAACTGGGCGACCTCCACCACAGCTTCTCTATATCTGACAAGGCAAGCGAGTCTTTTGACCAGGGACTTTTGCTGCTGCATAGCTTCGAATATGACGATGCGAACGAGGCCTTCCAAAAAGCCATTGAGGCCGACCCTGACGAGCTCATGGCTCATTGGGGACTGGCCATGACCCACTACCGGGCGCTCTGGGGCCTGCAAGATGTCGAAGCCGGGCGCAAAGTCATTCAGGCTGTTGGGAAAACCAAAGAAGCCAGGATGGCCAAAGCAGAAAATCAGCTGGAGGCTGCCTTTTGGGAAGGTGTAGAAATACTCTATGGCGAAGGTGAGCTCGATGAGCGAAACCAGCGCTATGCCGATCATATGGCCGGGGTATATGAGGCCAACCCCGACAATCAGGAAGTAGCAGCGTTTTACGCCCTGGGCCTTATGTGGGCTGGCTATACCAACCAGGATAACCTCAATAAATCCGCCGAGGTGGCTGCAGGCATCATTGCAGAGAACCCCACTCACCCGGGTGCTTTGCACTACATGATTCACGCCAATGACGATCCTGAATACGCCCAAATCGCCCTCACCGCAGCCGACAAATACGCCACCGTGGCGCCCGACGCCTCCCACGCTTTGCACATGCCTTCGCATATCTACGTGGCCCTTGGTATGTGGGACAAAGTAGTGAGCTCCAACATAGCCTCCTACCAGGCAAGCTTACATCGCATGGAGGCAAAAGGACTTGGCGGTAAGGAAAGAGGCTATCATGCCATGGCCTGGCTGCACTACGGCTACCTGCAGACGGGCGAGTATCAGAAAGCGGCTGATTTATTGGCTGAGATCATTGGTTACCACCAGGATTCCACCGCATCGAAGAGCTATTTGATTACCATGCAAAACGAGCAGCGCATCGAGGCGGGGTACTGGCCGGAAGGGCTCACGCCACAGCAAGTAGACTACTCCAAGCTTGGACTTTCGGAAAAGTCGGCCATGCATTTTTTCAATAGTTCGCTGGCTTTCGATAAAAAAGACGCCGCAGGGCTCCAGGTGGAAATTGATGGGCTTAACCGTCAGCTCAGCAAAGCCAGTTTATTGGTAAATGACGAAGGCATAGCCATGTGCAGCGCAGGGCCCACCCGGTATGCACCTACCAAAGAGGGGTTGAAAAAAACACAGGTCGTGATTCACCAGATGGGAGCGCTGCTGGCGCAGCTAAAGGGCGATGCTGCATTAACAGAAGACCACCTCGCTAAAGCAACACAGCTTGAAAGTGAGTGTTCCTACGATGCAGGGCCGCCTTTCATCGCCTACCCTTCTTTTGAACAATACGGCGATTGGCTGCTGGCGCAAAACAGGCCGGAAGAAGCATTAACCCAGTTCAACCAATCGTTGACCAACCGAAAAAACCGCAACAAAGCCTTGCGTGGAAAGCTAGCGGCGCTGGAAGCCCTGGGCAGAACCGACGAAGCGAAAGAAGTGAAAGCCATTATTTCTCAATACGCCCCGGCTCAAAAGGTGGCTGTGAGGTAG
- a CDS encoding addiction module antidote protein, translating to MEKTNEFDKWLKKLKDNRAKPGNYGKSTKSHFRNMKKMKTTKFDIAEYLDDDDMIAEYLNNVLEEGETSDIIAALGHVAKAQGMSKIAAETGLSRPSLYKALSHGSKPQFETILKVLRAVGGHLNVKTIQPQ from the coding sequence GTGGAAAAGACCAACGAATTCGACAAGTGGTTAAAGAAGCTAAAAGATAATCGTGCAAAACCCGGCAATTATGGGAAGAGTACAAAAAGTCATTTTAGGAATATGAAGAAAATGAAGACAACAAAATTCGATATCGCCGAATATTTAGATGACGACGATATGATCGCAGAATATCTAAACAACGTACTAGAGGAAGGCGAAACATCGGACATAATTGCCGCCCTTGGACATGTAGCAAAAGCTCAGGGAATGTCAAAAATTGCTGCGGAAACAGGCTTGAGTCGCCCTAGTTTGTACAAGGCACTCTCACATGGATCAAAACCTCAATTTGAAACGATACTAAAAGTTCTTAGGGCTGTGGGCGGACATCTGAATGTGAAAACTATTCAGCCGCAGTGA
- a CDS encoding sugar phosphate isomerase/epimerase family protein, whose amino-acid sequence MNKSRRDFIGKSVIAGVGLSLIDPLMVSAFAKKSKMKLGLVTYQWGKDWDLPTLIANCEKTGLLGVELRTEHAHGVETSLSASQRAEVKKRFADSPVKCLGYGSNFDYHHADQARVRKNIEGTKQYLQLCKDIGSTGIKVKPNGFPDGVAKEKTIAQIAASFNECGKYAADLGLVVRVEVHGEGTQELPNMKAIFEQVTEKSVKMCWNCNDQDLWEPGLEANFNSVKKWFGDTVHIRELNVGEYPYQQLMNLFNGIKYDGWILLEARTEPTDRVAAMKEQLQLFNKMVGNS is encoded by the coding sequence ATGAATAAATCACGTCGTGATTTTATAGGAAAAAGTGTTATTGCCGGAGTGGGTCTGTCGTTGATAGACCCACTTATGGTAAGTGCGTTTGCCAAAAAGTCGAAAATGAAGCTCGGCCTGGTGACCTATCAATGGGGGAAAGACTGGGATTTGCCTACCCTCATTGCCAACTGCGAAAAGACAGGCTTATTGGGTGTGGAACTGCGCACAGAACATGCCCATGGTGTGGAGACAAGTCTTTCTGCCAGTCAGCGGGCGGAGGTGAAAAAGCGATTTGCTGACAGTCCGGTGAAGTGCCTTGGCTACGGTTCTAATTTCGACTACCACCATGCCGACCAGGCAAGGGTTCGCAAGAACATTGAAGGTACCAAGCAGTATCTTCAGCTTTGCAAGGATATCGGATCTACCGGCATCAAGGTGAAGCCCAATGGCTTCCCGGATGGGGTTGCCAAAGAGAAAACCATCGCTCAGATAGCGGCATCGTTCAATGAATGTGGCAAATATGCAGCTGACCTCGGGCTGGTGGTGCGGGTGGAAGTTCACGGCGAGGGAACCCAGGAGTTGCCTAACATGAAGGCTATCTTTGAGCAGGTAACGGAGAAAAGCGTGAAGATGTGCTGGAACTGCAACGATCAGGACCTGTGGGAACCAGGGCTGGAAGCCAACTTCAATTCTGTGAAGAAATGGTTTGGCGACACCGTGCACATTCGGGAGCTGAACGTGGGTGAATACCCTTACCAACAGCTTATGAACCTGTTCAACGGTATCAAATATGATGGCTGGATTTTGCTTGAAGCCCGCACCGAACCTACCGACAGAGTGGCTGCCATGAAGGAGCAGTTGCAGCTGTTTAATAAGATGGTGGGGAATAGCTAA
- a CDS encoding PIN domain-containing protein yields the protein MTKSSEWKQKNLFGMVENGEITCVYSDLTIAELENAPERVRTHFQHLPQSNIELVQITGESFVLADQYINEKVVGRTSYDDCLHIATATLCKVNYLVSWNFKHIVNVFRIRGYNSINVKNGLGLLDIRSPKEIVNYGDKD from the coding sequence ATGACGAAGAGTTCCGAATGGAAACAGAAAAACCTTTTTGGCATGGTTGAGAACGGAGAAATCACTTGCGTTTATTCTGACCTGACTATCGCAGAATTAGAAAATGCGCCTGAGCGAGTAAGAACGCACTTCCAGCATTTGCCGCAAAGTAATATTGAGCTGGTTCAAATTACTGGAGAAAGCTTCGTGCTCGCCGACCAATACATCAACGAAAAGGTTGTAGGAAGAACGAGCTATGATGATTGTTTACACATCGCTACTGCAACACTGTGTAAAGTGAATTATCTGGTGAGTTGGAATTTTAAGCATATTGTCAATGTATTTAGAATCAGGGGCTATAACTCAATCAACGTTAAAAACGGTCTAGGGCTGCTGGATATTCGTTCACCAAAAGAAATTGTCAATTATGGAGACAAAGATTAA
- a CDS encoding sialidase family protein translates to MKHLLLSLFAVCICSTLVVAQSATNFIISQQLIFPPQSEHTHASSLVILPNGDKLAVWFQGSGERTADDVRLMGARLKKGTTSWTAPFLMADTPGLPDCNPVLFLNGNGKLFLVWIAVQANRWENSILRVRTSTRYNTAGAPDWDWQDNILLAPGEAFAAEVAAKFKDLPDNPAGWAEYAPSYDRMIIEASKDERKTSTGWMTRIKPLILPNGRILLPLYSDGFNMSLVAISDDDGATWRASLPIVGRGPIQPALALKENGDIVALMRDSGDAPSRVHKSVSRDGGESWSATVKTDIPNTASVELLKLKDGKWAFLGNDIDDGRYRMSLYLSDDEGETWKWKVHLEDHEKGDGSSYSYPCLVQDDKGLLHITYSSRTSEMEKSIKYVVVDPVRVIGM, encoded by the coding sequence ATGAAGCACCTCCTCTTGTCCCTGTTTGCCGTCTGTATTTGCAGCACTTTGGTTGTCGCCCAAAGCGCCACCAATTTCATCATCAGCCAGCAACTCATCTTCCCCCCACAGTCTGAGCATACCCACGCCAGCAGCCTGGTCATTTTGCCCAACGGCGACAAGCTGGCTGTGTGGTTCCAGGGGAGTGGTGAACGCACTGCCGACGATGTGCGCCTGATGGGAGCGAGGCTAAAGAAGGGCACGACCAGCTGGACGGCTCCGTTTCTCATGGCCGACACGCCTGGTCTGCCTGACTGCAACCCCGTACTCTTCCTGAACGGAAATGGTAAGCTTTTCCTGGTGTGGATTGCCGTGCAGGCCAACCGCTGGGAGAACTCCATTTTGCGGGTGCGCACGTCGACCCGCTACAATACAGCCGGTGCCCCGGACTGGGACTGGCAGGACAATATCCTGCTGGCACCCGGAGAGGCATTTGCGGCAGAGGTGGCCGCTAAGTTCAAAGACCTGCCGGACAACCCGGCTGGCTGGGCGGAGTATGCGCCGTCGTACGACAGAATGATCATAGAAGCCAGCAAGGACGAACGCAAAACCAGTACGGGCTGGATGACACGCATCAAGCCGCTGATACTGCCCAACGGCCGTATTCTGCTGCCGCTTTACTCCGACGGCTTCAATATGTCGCTGGTGGCTATTTCCGACGATGACGGTGCTACCTGGCGGGCAAGTCTGCCCATTGTTGGCCGTGGGCCGATACAGCCTGCCCTGGCACTGAAAGAAAACGGAGACATCGTGGCACTGATGCGGGACAGCGGCGATGCACCGTCCAGAGTGCACAAGAGCGTGTCGAGGGATGGCGGGGAGTCGTGGAGTGCCACAGTAAAAACCGACATTCCCAACACTGCCAGCGTGGAGCTGCTCAAGCTGAAGGATGGCAAGTGGGCCTTTTTGGGCAATGACATTGACGATGGCCGCTACCGGATGAGCCTCTACTTGTCGGACGACGAAGGCGAGACCTGGAAGTGGAAAGTGCACCTCGAAGACCACGAAAAAGGGGATGGCAGCAGCTACTCTTACCCCTGTCTGGTGCAAGACGACAAAGGGCTGCTACACATCACCTATTCGTCCCGCACCAGCGAGATGGAGAAGTCGATTAAGTATGTGGTGGTGGATCCGGTGAGAGTGATAGGCATGTGA
- the amrB gene encoding AmmeMemoRadiSam system protein B, whose amino-acid sequence MRAFPFFLFIVIVSFGCKPSDEKNTQAPEAKVRQARGYAQHDWQMDSIYNRLHLQDTANDLQWKAAISPHDNYRFAGELYYKSLRGINAPHIILIGVAHRARNFDLQDKLVFGTFTEWESPYGGIKVSSLGEDIMSRLLEQDFIVHDSMQVIEHSLEAIIPWLHKKNRKAEIVPILVPYISYTGIDSISAHLAQAVHEILEAKGWTYGKDVAIVISNDAVHYGDEDWGGSTTLAPMGTDSAGTEQARQMDLEIIDKCLTNELSAEKIKLFTEYTVQQADYKEYKWVWCGRYSVPFGLSFANKLNVLETGQPLTGTFLGYQTSIDHPLMEVEDIGMTVSALSTNHHWVAYTSIVYE is encoded by the coding sequence ATGAGAGCTTTCCCTTTTTTTTTATTTATCGTCATTGTCAGCTTTGGCTGCAAACCATCAGATGAAAAGAACACACAAGCGCCGGAGGCAAAAGTCCGCCAGGCACGAGGCTATGCGCAGCACGACTGGCAAATGGATTCGATTTACAACAGATTGCACCTGCAAGACACCGCCAACGACTTACAGTGGAAGGCCGCCATCAGCCCGCACGACAACTACCGTTTTGCCGGTGAGCTCTACTACAAATCATTGCGGGGCATCAACGCACCCCACATCATCCTCATTGGCGTAGCCCACCGGGCCCGCAATTTCGACCTGCAGGACAAGCTGGTTTTTGGCACCTTTACCGAATGGGAGTCGCCCTATGGAGGCATCAAGGTCTCATCACTGGGAGAGGACATCATGAGTCGCCTGCTGGAGCAGGACTTTATTGTGCACGACAGCATGCAGGTGATTGAGCATTCGCTGGAGGCCATTATTCCATGGCTCCACAAAAAGAACCGGAAGGCGGAAATCGTCCCGATACTGGTGCCCTACATCAGCTACACAGGCATCGACTCGATCAGTGCTCATCTGGCCCAGGCTGTGCATGAGATCCTGGAGGCCAAGGGATGGACGTATGGCAAAGACGTGGCTATTGTGATCTCCAATGATGCCGTGCACTATGGCGACGAGGATTGGGGCGGCTCTACCACGCTAGCGCCCATGGGCACCGATTCAGCCGGCACAGAGCAGGCCCGGCAGATGGACCTGGAAATCATTGACAAATGCCTGACCAACGAGCTCTCAGCCGAAAAGATCAAGCTGTTCACGGAATACACCGTGCAGCAAGCCGATTACAAAGAGTACAAATGGGTGTGGTGCGGCAGGTACTCGGTGCCTTTCGGGCTGTCGTTTGCGAACAAGCTGAACGTGCTGGAAACTGGCCAGCCGTTGACCGGCACCTTCCTGGGCTACCAAACCAGCATTGATCATCCCCTCATGGAAGTGGAAGACATTGGGATGACGGTATCGGCGCTTTCTACCAACCACCACTGGGTAGCATATACGAGTATTGTGTATGAGTGA